The Anabaena sp. WA102 genome contains a region encoding:
- a CDS encoding alpha/beta fold hydrolase, whose translation MPAVDPKPCFLTPNPVESDSPLFIYLPGMDGTGELLQSQIPELASGLDIRCLSIPKNCLATWDVLAKNVLDLVHAELEKSCQRTIYLCGESFGGCLAIQVAIQSPQLFKRIILINPASALQQQSWFNWISPATQFVPSFLFNVGALGLLPFLASLERISPSDRHTLLTAMRSLPSETVNWRLSLLRDFQVDSKELQQLTQPILLIGSGSDRLLPSVSEITRLAGILPNTQTFILPYSGHACLLEKDVNLYQILKDNDFLEVNINIPKIPKSTDSPIFTT comes from the coding sequence ATGCCAGCAGTTGATCCTAAACCTTGTTTTTTAACGCCAAATCCAGTAGAATCAGATTCTCCTTTATTTATCTATTTACCAGGTATGGATGGGACTGGTGAGTTATTGCAATCTCAAATCCCAGAATTAGCCTCTGGTTTAGATATTCGTTGCTTGTCCATACCCAAAAACTGTCTGGCCACTTGGGATGTTTTAGCGAAGAATGTTTTGGACTTGGTTCACGCTGAGTTAGAAAAAAGCTGTCAACGGACAATATATCTATGTGGTGAATCTTTTGGTGGTTGTTTAGCAATACAAGTAGCTATCCAGTCGCCGCAGTTATTTAAGCGTATTATCTTAATTAATCCTGCTTCGGCTTTGCAGCAGCAATCTTGGTTTAATTGGATATCCCCGGCTACTCAGTTTGTGCCATCATTTCTATTTAATGTTGGTGCGTTGGGTTTGTTACCGTTTCTAGCATCATTAGAACGGATTTCTCCAAGCGATCGCCATACACTACTTACAGCTATGCGTTCCCTACCATCAGAAACTGTAAATTGGCGCTTATCCTTACTGCGAGATTTCCAGGTTGATAGCAAAGAGCTACAACAGCTAACACAACCAATTTTACTCATTGGCAGTGGTAGCGATCGCTTATTACCCTCTGTAAGTGAAATTACTCGATTGGCAGGTATTTTACCAAATACCCAAACATTTATCCTACCATATAGCGGTCATGCCTGTTTATTAGAGAAGGATGTGAATCTCTATCAGATTCTCAAAGATAATGATTTTTTAGAAGTTAATATTAATATACCAAAAATTCCTAAATCAACGGACAGTCCTATTTTCACCACCTGA